The DNA segment ACGTAGGCTATCGGGGAGAAGGGTGGGGGTTTGCCCTGGATGACTATTCGGTCTACTACCCGGATCGGCATCTAGGCGTGTCGATCGATGCTACTGGTGGGACTGACGGGAACGCATACAGCCCAATCGGCGTGAAGATCTATCCTCCCGAGGGCATGGCGAAGCTCCGCTGGACCTTTAACTGGATTCAAAATCCCGACTTTGGTCCTCCGGCGCGCGATCCAGAGCGATATGCTGAAATGGCGGCTGGGATCATCATGCAAAACCAGCTTGACCCCATCGGCTCCCAGTTCTTCATTGCCTTCGGTCCCTTCAGCTTGGGTGTGGGCGACACGGTCCAGTTCTACGTGGGCGAACTTCTGGGCAAAGGGTTGAACGGTTTGCTGAAGAATGCCGACCGGATGGATTGGTTGGTGGCTAACGAGTTTAAAGTGCCCTCTCCCCCCCCGCGTCCCCCGCTTCGGGTGGAGACCAGAAGCCACCAGGTGGTGCTGCGGTGGAAGGCTCTCGCGGGAGATACCGATCCGGAGACGTACCAAGACCCATATCGCGCAGACAGCTGCCCCCAGCCCTTTGAAGGGTATCGCGTGTACAAGAGCACTGTCGGCCCCACTGGCCCGTGGACGCTCCTGGCGGAATATGACGTGCCTGGTAACCAGTTTGGTGCGAACACAGGTCTTGCTTATGAGTATACAGACCTCGGTCTTCTCAACAACCTGGAATACTACTACTCGGTGACGGCGTACTCGAAGCCCGACACGGTCTCTGGGTTTCCGTCGCAAGAGTCCAGCGTGACCGCCAACGTGAAGGTGGTTGTGCCTGGCACAGAACCGCCGGCCAGCGTGGGCCAGGTAGCGGTGGTACCTAATCCCTACCGTGGTGATATTGCCTACGACTCGTACAATCCGCGGTGGGAACGCCCGAAAGGGACGCGTGAGCGATGGATGGAGCAGGACAGGCGCATCCAGTTCATCAACCTGCCCGAGGCCTGCGAGATAACCGTGTACACCCTTGCGGGCGATCAGGTGACCACCATCGCCCACAATGACCCTTACAAGGGGTATGAGGATTGGAATCTGACCTCGGCAGTGGGCCAGGCTGTTTCCAGTGGCATCTATTTGTTCACGGTGAAGGACACACGGACAGGGGCGGTGCAGGTGGGCAAGTTTGTGATTATCAAATGAGAAGGATGAGAAGAGCAAGAGGCAGAAGGAGCTTTCTGATCGGCACTGAGCTGGACAGCGCCAGCATAGGCAGGGTGGCCGGCTGGCTGATCGTGGCCGCATGCGCACTCCTCTGGGGTGGGCCGCTCTACGCGCAGTGGACCAACCTGGATTGGAAATTGCACAACGTGGGCAAGGTCAGGCAACTGGTGACCAATATGGGCACCCTCGACGACACGCATGAGAACGTGCGCGCAGGCTACCCTGGGCTCCTTTACTGTGAGATGCCCCCTGGCAGCAACGAGGAACACGTCTACCAGGGTGGCATCTGGATTGGCGCGATCACACCCTCGGGCGACACGCTGGTCTCAGTCTCGCGTACCCACTTTACCCCTCATGAGTTTTTCCCCACTGCTGAACCGTGGGATACGGTCTGGGTGGTGACCAAGGGGGACACGGTGGATATCCCTTACTGGCCCAGGTACGCCGCGGTCTCCGATCAGGACTTTGTCTGTCGCTATAGTGACTACAACATTCTCAACGTCACCGACCACACGCCCATGTACCTCGATGTGATCCAGTGGAGTTACGCGTGGAGCTCACCGCCGTTGGATGAGTTCATCGTGTTCAATTACAACGTCATGCCTACCAGGTTCCCGCTCCGGGAAGTCTATGTGGGCTTCTGGCTGCATGGGGAGATCGGCAACAACGATGCTGCCCTCAACTTTTTGGACGAGCATACCTACTTCTTCCCCGAGCAATTCATGGCCGTCGGAGAGGATAACCCTGGTGGCGATGATGGTACGGCGATTAGCCCTATCGGCATTAAGGTGCTGTATCCGGCAGATAGTACGCTCGAGTGGACCTTCAAGTGGTACAACCACGAGGATTTGGCCGGGTGGGGGAGGGACCCGGTTCGTTACCGGCTGGGGATGGCCAGCGGCGAGATCATGCAGAACCGACCGGATATCGAGCGGGCGCACATCTCCATTGCCTTTGGGCCATTCCGCCGACTTGAGGTGGGTGACACGCTGCACTTTGAAATCGGTGAGGTATTCGGGATGGGGATGGCCGGTCTCATGAAGAACGCCAAGTATTTGGAGTTCTTGCGGGACCGGCGGTATCGCGTGCCTTTTCCGCCTCCACGCCCGCCGCTCCGCGTCTATCCGGCTTCGCACCGTGTGACTCTGTCGTGGAAGCCATTAGCTGGGGAGGCTGACCCTGAGAAGTACCATGATCCTTACCGCGGTGACCACAGCCCCCAGCCGTTTGAAGGGTACCGCGTGTACAAGAGCACGGTGAGCGCGCAGGGGCCGTGGACATTATTGGCCGAATACGACATACCAGGTAATCGCTACGGGCAGAACACGGGGCTGGCCTATGAGTACACGGACGTGGGCCTGGTGAACAATGTGGAATACTACTACAGCGTGACGGCCTTCTCAAAGCCGGACTCGGTGACCAATTTCCCGTCGCAGGAGTCCAGCGTCACAGCCAATGCGAAGCGGGTGGTACCAGGAACGCCGCCGCCGGAACGCGTCGGTCAAGTGGCCGTGGTGCCCAACCCTTACCGCGGGGATGTGGCCTATCATGAGTACAATCCGCAGTGGGAAAAGCCAGCGGGAACCCGCAAGCGCTGGATGGAACAGGACCGACGGGTGCAGTTTATCAATCTTCCGGCGCACTGCACAATAAAGGTCTACACGCTTGCCGGTGACCTTGTGACCACCATCGAGCATGACGATGCCACTCGAGGCTATGAGGACTGGAATCTGACTTCTGCGGTGGGGCAGGCCATTTCCAGCGGGATCTATCTGTTCTCGGTAGAGGACAAGCACACTGGGGAAGTGCAGGTGGGCAAGTTTGTAGTGATCAAGTAGAGGACGTTGGGCCTTATGCGAAGCAAGAACGGCAGAAGGTTGAAAACGCTGCTTAGCCTGTTCCTGGCTCTGCCCCTGGCTGCATGGGCGCAGTACGAGCGACCTGGCAGCACTGATGCCCAGTTCCTCAAGATCGGCGTCAGTGCCAGGGGCGCAGGCATGGGCGATGCTTTCATTGCGGTGGTGGAGGGCGCCGAAGCGGCCTACTACAACCCAGCGGCTTTGGCGTGGATCCCAAGTAACGCTGTTGCCTTCACCCATACTGGGTGGTTTGCTGGTATCAACCACGACTTTGTGGCCGCAGCGCACACCTTCGGGAGGAACGGCACTTTCGCCCTGTCGGCAACCGCCCTCTACACTGACGAAATGATGGTGCGAACGCCCCTCCAGCCGGACGGCACAGGCGAGACCTTTTATGCAGGCAACTATCGCGTGGGCCTCAGTTACGCGCGTTACCTGACAGACCGGGTCACCTTTGGTGGGAGCCTCAACTACGTCCGCATGTCGCTCTAT comes from the candidate division KSB1 bacterium genome and includes:
- a CDS encoding PorV/PorQ family protein → MRSKNGRRLKTLLSLFLALPLAAWAQYERPGSTDAQFLKIGVSARGAGMGDAFIAVVEGAEAAYYNPAALAWIPSNAVAFTHTGWFAGINHDFVAAAHTFGRNGTFALSATALYTDEMMVRTPLQPDGTGETFYAGNYRVGLSYARYLTDRVTFGGSLNYVRMSLYSDFVGEAVAADIGVLYVTHFRGFRFGMKIANFGSEVKFVHESYPLPTNFTFGLAMNAIDGPTQTLAVSFSAVKPNDGRPLGDLGAEWSYQRLLFLRGGYHLNHDVARYAFGGGLQLDLAGVRLRLDYAYSDFSLLGAAQRIGINAQF